The following proteins come from a genomic window of Rutidosis leptorrhynchoides isolate AG116_Rl617_1_P2 chromosome 10, CSIRO_AGI_Rlap_v1, whole genome shotgun sequence:
- the LOC139871547 gene encoding uncharacterized protein isoform X1, with protein sequence MDNIEEDIRALQLDSAAEDIIMVPVENDERLEEHVVPDNSQQAEDSNMVPNANGGQPEESVVVDDVEEGREVTSAPEHIEEVEGNKKRHLNVVFIGHVDAGKSTIGGQILYLSGQVDERTIQKYEKEAKDKSRESWYMAYIMDTNEEERAKGKTVEVGRAHFETETTRFTILDAPGHKSYVPNMISGASQADIGVLVISARKGEFETGYEKGGQTREHVQLAKTLGVSKLLVVVNKMDDPTVNWSKERYDEIESKMVPFLKSSGYNVKKDIQFLPISGLHGTNMQTRVEKSVCPWWDGQCLFEALDVIEVPLRDPDGPFRMPIIDKFKDMGTVVMGKVESGSVREGNSLLIMPNKVQVKVLAIFIDEDKVRSAGPGENLRVRVSGIDDEDILSGFVLSSIEKPITAVHEFVAQLQILELLDNAIFTAGYKAVLHIHSVVEECEILELLQQIDPKTRKPMKKKVLFVKNGAAVICRIQVTNMICIEKFADFPQLGRFTLRSEGKTVAIGKVTALA encoded by the exons ATGG ATAACATTGAGGAGGACATCCGTGCATTGCAGCTTGACTCAGCtg cGGAAGATATAATCATGGTGCctgtagagaatgatgagaggctTGAAGAACATGTAGTTCCTGATAACTCTCAACAAG CAGAAGATAGTAATATGGTGCCTAATGCTAATGGTGGGCAGCCTGAAGAGTCTGTAGTCGTTGATGATGTGGAGGAAG GGAGAGAAGTGACTTCTGCTCCAGAACATATTGAGGAGGTGGAGGGTAATAAGAAGAGACACTTGAATGTTGTATTCATTGGTCATGTCG ATGCTGGGAAGTCTACAATCGGAGGCCAGATACTATACCTTAGTGGCCAAGTTGATGAGCGAACGATTCAGAAATATGAAAAAGAAGCTAAGGATAAAAGTAGAGAGAGTTGGTACATGGCATATATTATGGATACCAATGAAGAGGAGAGGGCTAAG GGGAAAACTGTTGAAGTTGGCAGAGCACATTTTGAAACAGAGACTACACGATTTACCATACTCGATGCGCCG GGCCACAAAAGCTATGTACCTAATATGATAAGTGGTGCTTCTCAAGCTGATATAGGTGTACTG GTTATTTCTGCTCGAAAAGGGGAATTTGAAACTGGGTATGAGAAAGGTGGACAAACTCGTGAACATGTTCAACTTGCAAAGACCTTGGGTGTTTCTAAGTTGCTTGTTGTTGTCAATAAAATGGATGACCCGACTGTTAATTGGTCAAAGGAGAG GTACGATGAAATTGAATCCAAAATGGTACCGTTTCTGAAGTCCTCAGGCTACAATGTAAAGAAAG ATATTCAATTTCTTCCAATATCTGGACTTCATGGCACCAATATGCAAACAAGAGTTGAAAAAAGTGTGTGCCCGTGGTGGGATGGTCAATGTTTATTTGAAGCACTTGATGTAATTGAGGTTCCATTACGTGATCCAGATGGTCCATTCAG AATGCCTATTATTGACAAATTCAAAGACATGGGGACTGTTGTGATGGGAAAAGTAGAGTCCGGTAGTGTGCGAGAGGGCAATAGCCTGCTGATTATGCCAAATAAG GTTCAAGTTAAAGTTCTTGCCATATTTATTGATGAAGATAAAGTTAGGAGTGCAGGGCCTGGTGAGAATCTACGAGTCCGAGTCTCTGGGATTGATGATGAGGATATCCTGTCTGGATTTGTTCTTTCTAGTATTG AAAAACCTATAACTGCAGTTCATGAGTTCGTTGCTCAGTTGCAAATTCTTGAATTGCTGGATAAC GCCATCTTTACTGCTGGGTACAAGGCTGTATTGCATATCCACTCTGTAGTTGAAGAGTGTGAGATTCTTGAATTGTTGCAGCAGATTGATCCCAAGACTCGGAAACCAATGAAAAAGAAAGTTCTTTTCGTGAAGAACGGTGCTGCTGTCATATGCCGTATTCAG GTGACAAATATGATATGCATAGAGAAGTTTGCTGATTTTCCACAGCTTGGGCGGTTCACTCTTCGTTCCGAAG GAAAAACAGTTGCAATTGGAAAAGTAACTGCACTTGCATAA
- the LOC139871547 gene encoding uncharacterized protein isoform X3: protein MAEDSNMVPNANGGQPEESVVVDDVEEGREVTSAPEHIEEVEGNKKRHLNVVFIGHVDAGKSTIGGQILYLSGQVDERTIQKYEKEAKDKSRESWYMAYIMDTNEEERAKGKTVEVGRAHFETETTRFTILDAPGHKSYVPNMISGASQADIGVLVISARKGEFETGYEKGGQTREHVQLAKTLGVSKLLVVVNKMDDPTVNWSKERYDEIESKMVPFLKSSGYNVKKDIQFLPISGLHGTNMQTRVEKSVCPWWDGQCLFEALDVIEVPLRDPDGPFRMPIIDKFKDMGTVVMGKVESGSVREGNSLLIMPNKVQVKVLAIFIDEDKVRSAGPGENLRVRVSGIDDEDILSGFVLSSIEKPITAVHEFVAQLQILELLDNAIFTAGYKAVLHIHSVVEECEILELLQQIDPKTRKPMKKKVLFVKNGAAVICRIQVTNMICIEKFADFPQLGRFTLRSEGKTVAIGKVTALA, encoded by the exons ATGG CAGAAGATAGTAATATGGTGCCTAATGCTAATGGTGGGCAGCCTGAAGAGTCTGTAGTCGTTGATGATGTGGAGGAAG GGAGAGAAGTGACTTCTGCTCCAGAACATATTGAGGAGGTGGAGGGTAATAAGAAGAGACACTTGAATGTTGTATTCATTGGTCATGTCG ATGCTGGGAAGTCTACAATCGGAGGCCAGATACTATACCTTAGTGGCCAAGTTGATGAGCGAACGATTCAGAAATATGAAAAAGAAGCTAAGGATAAAAGTAGAGAGAGTTGGTACATGGCATATATTATGGATACCAATGAAGAGGAGAGGGCTAAG GGGAAAACTGTTGAAGTTGGCAGAGCACATTTTGAAACAGAGACTACACGATTTACCATACTCGATGCGCCG GGCCACAAAAGCTATGTACCTAATATGATAAGTGGTGCTTCTCAAGCTGATATAGGTGTACTG GTTATTTCTGCTCGAAAAGGGGAATTTGAAACTGGGTATGAGAAAGGTGGACAAACTCGTGAACATGTTCAACTTGCAAAGACCTTGGGTGTTTCTAAGTTGCTTGTTGTTGTCAATAAAATGGATGACCCGACTGTTAATTGGTCAAAGGAGAG GTACGATGAAATTGAATCCAAAATGGTACCGTTTCTGAAGTCCTCAGGCTACAATGTAAAGAAAG ATATTCAATTTCTTCCAATATCTGGACTTCATGGCACCAATATGCAAACAAGAGTTGAAAAAAGTGTGTGCCCGTGGTGGGATGGTCAATGTTTATTTGAAGCACTTGATGTAATTGAGGTTCCATTACGTGATCCAGATGGTCCATTCAG AATGCCTATTATTGACAAATTCAAAGACATGGGGACTGTTGTGATGGGAAAAGTAGAGTCCGGTAGTGTGCGAGAGGGCAATAGCCTGCTGATTATGCCAAATAAG GTTCAAGTTAAAGTTCTTGCCATATTTATTGATGAAGATAAAGTTAGGAGTGCAGGGCCTGGTGAGAATCTACGAGTCCGAGTCTCTGGGATTGATGATGAGGATATCCTGTCTGGATTTGTTCTTTCTAGTATTG AAAAACCTATAACTGCAGTTCATGAGTTCGTTGCTCAGTTGCAAATTCTTGAATTGCTGGATAAC GCCATCTTTACTGCTGGGTACAAGGCTGTATTGCATATCCACTCTGTAGTTGAAGAGTGTGAGATTCTTGAATTGTTGCAGCAGATTGATCCCAAGACTCGGAAACCAATGAAAAAGAAAGTTCTTTTCGTGAAGAACGGTGCTGCTGTCATATGCCGTATTCAG GTGACAAATATGATATGCATAGAGAAGTTTGCTGATTTTCCACAGCTTGGGCGGTTCACTCTTCGTTCCGAAG GAAAAACAGTTGCAATTGGAAAAGTAACTGCACTTGCATAA
- the LOC139871547 gene encoding uncharacterized protein isoform X4 produces MGREVTSAPEHIEEVEGNKKRHLNVVFIGHVDAGKSTIGGQILYLSGQVDERTIQKYEKEAKDKSRESWYMAYIMDTNEEERAKGKTVEVGRAHFETETTRFTILDAPGHKSYVPNMISGASQADIGVLVISARKGEFETGYEKGGQTREHVQLAKTLGVSKLLVVVNKMDDPTVNWSKERYDEIESKMVPFLKSSGYNVKKDIQFLPISGLHGTNMQTRVEKSVCPWWDGQCLFEALDVIEVPLRDPDGPFRMPIIDKFKDMGTVVMGKVESGSVREGNSLLIMPNKVQVKVLAIFIDEDKVRSAGPGENLRVRVSGIDDEDILSGFVLSSIEKPITAVHEFVAQLQILELLDNAIFTAGYKAVLHIHSVVEECEILELLQQIDPKTRKPMKKKVLFVKNGAAVICRIQVTNMICIEKFADFPQLGRFTLRSEGKTVAIGKVTALA; encoded by the exons ATGG GGAGAGAAGTGACTTCTGCTCCAGAACATATTGAGGAGGTGGAGGGTAATAAGAAGAGACACTTGAATGTTGTATTCATTGGTCATGTCG ATGCTGGGAAGTCTACAATCGGAGGCCAGATACTATACCTTAGTGGCCAAGTTGATGAGCGAACGATTCAGAAATATGAAAAAGAAGCTAAGGATAAAAGTAGAGAGAGTTGGTACATGGCATATATTATGGATACCAATGAAGAGGAGAGGGCTAAG GGGAAAACTGTTGAAGTTGGCAGAGCACATTTTGAAACAGAGACTACACGATTTACCATACTCGATGCGCCG GGCCACAAAAGCTATGTACCTAATATGATAAGTGGTGCTTCTCAAGCTGATATAGGTGTACTG GTTATTTCTGCTCGAAAAGGGGAATTTGAAACTGGGTATGAGAAAGGTGGACAAACTCGTGAACATGTTCAACTTGCAAAGACCTTGGGTGTTTCTAAGTTGCTTGTTGTTGTCAATAAAATGGATGACCCGACTGTTAATTGGTCAAAGGAGAG GTACGATGAAATTGAATCCAAAATGGTACCGTTTCTGAAGTCCTCAGGCTACAATGTAAAGAAAG ATATTCAATTTCTTCCAATATCTGGACTTCATGGCACCAATATGCAAACAAGAGTTGAAAAAAGTGTGTGCCCGTGGTGGGATGGTCAATGTTTATTTGAAGCACTTGATGTAATTGAGGTTCCATTACGTGATCCAGATGGTCCATTCAG AATGCCTATTATTGACAAATTCAAAGACATGGGGACTGTTGTGATGGGAAAAGTAGAGTCCGGTAGTGTGCGAGAGGGCAATAGCCTGCTGATTATGCCAAATAAG GTTCAAGTTAAAGTTCTTGCCATATTTATTGATGAAGATAAAGTTAGGAGTGCAGGGCCTGGTGAGAATCTACGAGTCCGAGTCTCTGGGATTGATGATGAGGATATCCTGTCTGGATTTGTTCTTTCTAGTATTG AAAAACCTATAACTGCAGTTCATGAGTTCGTTGCTCAGTTGCAAATTCTTGAATTGCTGGATAAC GCCATCTTTACTGCTGGGTACAAGGCTGTATTGCATATCCACTCTGTAGTTGAAGAGTGTGAGATTCTTGAATTGTTGCAGCAGATTGATCCCAAGACTCGGAAACCAATGAAAAAGAAAGTTCTTTTCGTGAAGAACGGTGCTGCTGTCATATGCCGTATTCAG GTGACAAATATGATATGCATAGAGAAGTTTGCTGATTTTCCACAGCTTGGGCGGTTCACTCTTCGTTCCGAAG GAAAAACAGTTGCAATTGGAAAAGTAACTGCACTTGCATAA
- the LOC139871547 gene encoding uncharacterized protein isoform X2, whose protein sequence is MDNIEEDIRALQLDSAAEDIIMVPVENDERLEEHVVPDNSQQGREVTSAPEHIEEVEGNKKRHLNVVFIGHVDAGKSTIGGQILYLSGQVDERTIQKYEKEAKDKSRESWYMAYIMDTNEEERAKGKTVEVGRAHFETETTRFTILDAPGHKSYVPNMISGASQADIGVLVISARKGEFETGYEKGGQTREHVQLAKTLGVSKLLVVVNKMDDPTVNWSKERYDEIESKMVPFLKSSGYNVKKDIQFLPISGLHGTNMQTRVEKSVCPWWDGQCLFEALDVIEVPLRDPDGPFRMPIIDKFKDMGTVVMGKVESGSVREGNSLLIMPNKVQVKVLAIFIDEDKVRSAGPGENLRVRVSGIDDEDILSGFVLSSIEKPITAVHEFVAQLQILELLDNAIFTAGYKAVLHIHSVVEECEILELLQQIDPKTRKPMKKKVLFVKNGAAVICRIQVTNMICIEKFADFPQLGRFTLRSEGKTVAIGKVTALA, encoded by the exons ATGG ATAACATTGAGGAGGACATCCGTGCATTGCAGCTTGACTCAGCtg cGGAAGATATAATCATGGTGCctgtagagaatgatgagaggctTGAAGAACATGTAGTTCCTGATAACTCTCAACAAG GGAGAGAAGTGACTTCTGCTCCAGAACATATTGAGGAGGTGGAGGGTAATAAGAAGAGACACTTGAATGTTGTATTCATTGGTCATGTCG ATGCTGGGAAGTCTACAATCGGAGGCCAGATACTATACCTTAGTGGCCAAGTTGATGAGCGAACGATTCAGAAATATGAAAAAGAAGCTAAGGATAAAAGTAGAGAGAGTTGGTACATGGCATATATTATGGATACCAATGAAGAGGAGAGGGCTAAG GGGAAAACTGTTGAAGTTGGCAGAGCACATTTTGAAACAGAGACTACACGATTTACCATACTCGATGCGCCG GGCCACAAAAGCTATGTACCTAATATGATAAGTGGTGCTTCTCAAGCTGATATAGGTGTACTG GTTATTTCTGCTCGAAAAGGGGAATTTGAAACTGGGTATGAGAAAGGTGGACAAACTCGTGAACATGTTCAACTTGCAAAGACCTTGGGTGTTTCTAAGTTGCTTGTTGTTGTCAATAAAATGGATGACCCGACTGTTAATTGGTCAAAGGAGAG GTACGATGAAATTGAATCCAAAATGGTACCGTTTCTGAAGTCCTCAGGCTACAATGTAAAGAAAG ATATTCAATTTCTTCCAATATCTGGACTTCATGGCACCAATATGCAAACAAGAGTTGAAAAAAGTGTGTGCCCGTGGTGGGATGGTCAATGTTTATTTGAAGCACTTGATGTAATTGAGGTTCCATTACGTGATCCAGATGGTCCATTCAG AATGCCTATTATTGACAAATTCAAAGACATGGGGACTGTTGTGATGGGAAAAGTAGAGTCCGGTAGTGTGCGAGAGGGCAATAGCCTGCTGATTATGCCAAATAAG GTTCAAGTTAAAGTTCTTGCCATATTTATTGATGAAGATAAAGTTAGGAGTGCAGGGCCTGGTGAGAATCTACGAGTCCGAGTCTCTGGGATTGATGATGAGGATATCCTGTCTGGATTTGTTCTTTCTAGTATTG AAAAACCTATAACTGCAGTTCATGAGTTCGTTGCTCAGTTGCAAATTCTTGAATTGCTGGATAAC GCCATCTTTACTGCTGGGTACAAGGCTGTATTGCATATCCACTCTGTAGTTGAAGAGTGTGAGATTCTTGAATTGTTGCAGCAGATTGATCCCAAGACTCGGAAACCAATGAAAAAGAAAGTTCTTTTCGTGAAGAACGGTGCTGCTGTCATATGCCGTATTCAG GTGACAAATATGATATGCATAGAGAAGTTTGCTGATTTTCCACAGCTTGGGCGGTTCACTCTTCGTTCCGAAG GAAAAACAGTTGCAATTGGAAAAGTAACTGCACTTGCATAA